One genomic region from Candidatus Xiphinematobacter sp. encodes:
- the acnA gene encoding aconitate hydratase AcnA — MTSGPFRTLEKFCTGYDDREGWMYSLPALERSGVGRISRLPISIRVILESVLRNWDGARISDRDVLALANWDARSPNLVEIPFVVSRIILQDFTGVPLLVDLAAMRGAVQRFKGNPDLVEPLVPVDLVVDHSVQVDFYGTLQALHLNLEMEFARNRERYQALKWGQQAFKHVRVIPPGIGIVHQVNLEYLAKGVLSTKRDEGEIFYPDSLVGTDSHTTMINGLGIVGWGVGGIEAEAGMLGQPIYFLTPEVVGVHLTGQLGEGVTATDLALSITQALRASGVVGKFVEFYGEGARSLTLPDRATVANMAPEYGATMGFFPVDEESVAYLQSTGRSEALALTVERYFKAQQMFGMPSMGDIDYSADLALDLSKIQPSVAGPKRPQDHLLLPQVKKTFRDLLALPTSDGGYGKKEVAEGVAFVVPARNGGPKNDIEMVDDHPTLSSPPNESRFRFPNVHAANTRLRDGSILIAAITSCTNTSNPSVMIGAGLLAKKAVQLGMRVDSSIKTSLAPGSRIVEDYLKRTGLQFYLDQLGFNIVGYGCTTCIGNSGPLHPEIERAVVSGDLVGVAVLSGNRNFEARIHQSVRANFLMSPPLVVAFALAGYIDVDLIHNPISKDLNGRDVYLKEIWPSTSEIREVMATALQPEAFLRLYADFVSNNPKWDEIESATGKFYHWNPSSTYIQEPPFFEDFSIELAGLSEIYHARPLVILGDSVTTDHISPAGAIQAGSPAGEYLTKCGIQPRDFNSYGSRRGNDRVMTRGTFSNARIRNLMLPNTEGGVSIKYPEAEQRSIYDVAMAYKAEETPLIIIAGREYGTGSSRDWAAKGTKLLGVRAVIAMSYERIHRSNLVGMGVLPLQFPEGVSAKTLQLDGTERFCVLRLSEKIQPRQALILRIERKDGSASDVEVQLRADTCTEVDYLRHGGILPLVLRKLLIR, encoded by the coding sequence GGATGGATGTACTCCTTGCCGGCTCTGGAGCGGAGTGGGGTAGGGAGGATTTCCAGGTTACCGATAAGCATCCGCGTCATTTTAGAGTCCGTTCTGCGTAATTGGGATGGTGCTAGAATTTCTGACAGGGATGTCCTGGCTCTGGCAAATTGGGATGCAAGGTCTCCAAACTTGGTAGAAATCCCCTTTGTGGTATCCCGCATTATCCTGCAAGATTTTACCGGAGTACCCCTCTTGGTAGACCTTGCCGCAATGCGTGGTGCTGTACAGCGCTTTAAGGGAAATCCTGACTTGGTTGAACCACTGGTACCTGTGGATCTAGTAGTGGATCACTCTGTGCAAGTAGATTTTTACGGTACCCTGCAGGCGCTCCATCTTAATCTGGAGATGGAGTTCGCTCGTAATCGTGAGCGCTATCAAGCTCTTAAGTGGGGGCAACAGGCTTTTAAGCACGTTCGCGTGATACCTCCTGGGATTGGGATCGTTCATCAAGTAAATCTTGAATATCTAGCCAAGGGAGTCTTGAGCACTAAACGTGACGAGGGGGAGATTTTTTATCCGGATAGCCTGGTCGGCACAGATTCTCATACTACGATGATCAACGGGTTAGGGATTGTGGGCTGGGGTGTAGGAGGCATTGAGGCAGAAGCGGGGATGTTGGGCCAGCCTATATATTTTTTGACACCTGAAGTAGTTGGTGTACATCTCACTGGACAACTGGGGGAGGGAGTGACAGCCACTGACCTCGCCTTGTCTATTACCCAAGCGCTGCGGGCCTCCGGAGTCGTTGGTAAGTTTGTCGAGTTTTATGGAGAGGGGGCCAGGTCGCTTACACTGCCAGATCGTGCCACGGTCGCGAACATGGCTCCTGAGTATGGGGCCACCATGGGATTTTTCCCAGTGGACGAGGAATCTGTTGCTTATTTGCAATCAACTGGGAGGAGTGAGGCCCTGGCTCTCACTGTCGAGAGATATTTCAAAGCCCAACAAATGTTTGGGATGCCAAGTATGGGGGATATCGACTATAGCGCCGATTTGGCATTGGATCTTAGTAAAATCCAGCCTAGCGTGGCAGGTCCTAAGCGTCCCCAGGATCATCTTCTCCTACCTCAAGTAAAGAAGACTTTTCGGGACCTTTTAGCCTTGCCTACTTCTGATGGGGGATATGGGAAAAAAGAGGTAGCGGAGGGAGTGGCGTTTGTGGTTCCTGCAAGGAATGGCGGTCCAAAAAATGACATCGAGATGGTGGATGATCACCCCACGCTAAGCTCTCCCCCCAATGAGAGTAGGTTCCGCTTCCCCAATGTCCATGCAGCTAACACGAGGTTGCGCGATGGAAGTATTCTTATAGCGGCTATTACTAGCTGCACCAACACAAGCAATCCCAGCGTAATGATTGGAGCTGGCCTTCTTGCCAAAAAGGCAGTTCAACTCGGAATGCGAGTAGACTCCTCCATAAAAACTTCCTTGGCACCTGGATCGCGAATAGTGGAGGATTACCTGAAGCGAACGGGGCTGCAATTTTACTTGGACCAATTGGGATTTAACATTGTAGGCTATGGATGTACCACATGCATCGGCAATTCCGGGCCGTTGCATCCAGAGATCGAAAGAGCTGTTGTTTCTGGTGACCTGGTGGGTGTAGCTGTCCTTTCTGGAAACAGAAACTTTGAGGCACGTATTCACCAAAGTGTTCGAGCCAACTTCCTTATGTCTCCTCCGCTGGTGGTGGCCTTCGCTTTGGCTGGTTACATAGACGTCGACCTCATCCACAATCCTATTTCCAAGGATCTGAACGGGAGAGATGTTTATCTAAAAGAGATTTGGCCTTCAACTTCTGAAATTCGCGAGGTGATGGCTACAGCACTCCAGCCAGAGGCATTCCTTCGTTTGTATGCGGACTTTGTTTCTAATAACCCCAAGTGGGACGAGATTGAAAGCGCCACGGGTAAGTTTTACCACTGGAATCCAAGCAGCACCTATATCCAAGAACCTCCATTCTTCGAAGACTTCTCTATAGAGCTAGCGGGTCTTTCGGAGATCTATCACGCGCGTCCCTTGGTAATACTCGGGGATTCCGTGACTACTGACCATATCTCTCCGGCAGGAGCCATTCAGGCAGGCTCTCCAGCAGGAGAGTATTTAACTAAATGTGGAATTCAACCTAGAGACTTCAACAGCTATGGTAGTCGCCGTGGTAATGATCGGGTTATGACACGGGGTACCTTTTCTAACGCAAGAATCAGAAATTTGATGCTTCCCAACACAGAGGGAGGAGTTAGCATAAAGTATCCCGAGGCCGAGCAGCGTTCTATTTACGACGTAGCAATGGCCTATAAGGCAGAGGAGACCCCCTTGATTATCATTGCGGGTCGGGAGTATGGTACAGGCAGTAGCCGGGATTGGGCAGCAAAGGGGACCAAACTGTTGGGGGTACGCGCGGTGATAGCCATGAGCTATGAACGAATTCACCGTTCCAATTTAGTTGGTATGGGGGTGCTGCCCCTCCAGTTTCCAGAGGGTGTCAGTGCAAAAACACTCCAACTCGACGGTACAGAGAGATTCTGCGTTCTCAGGCTAAGTGAAAAAATTCAACCCAGACAAGCCCTTATTCTTCGAATTGAGCGCAAGGACGGTTCTGCGAGTGACGTGGAAGTTCAACTAAGGGCAGATACTTGTACCGAAGTAGACTATCTACGCCATGGTGGGATTCTACCTTTGGTGCTACGGAAGTTGCTTATAAGGTGA
- a CDS encoding DNA-directed RNA polymerase subunit alpha, which produces MVTQLGRFEMPKSLVRDEATATDTYCKFIAEPFEAGYGHTVGNSLRRVLLSSLEGAAITSIKIQGVLHEFTTLPGVVEDVVDIILNLKKIKFRVYDCEVRTLVISVNKEGPVTAADIQPHQQCEVLNPKQHICTLDAKQNFEAELEVHLGRGFATWDENKRKDQPIGVIAIDSVFSPVVRVRYTVENTRVGQRTDYDKLILEVWTDGRLTPSESLLHASAILRHHLDVFVNYDDSQVVFDETPQELSQEGTRVKKLLNMSVNEIELSVRAANCLNNANITTVGQLAMKSEAEMLKYRNFGKKSLNEIKDKLSHLGLSLGMKFEAGLVESLREGKSDLEKKDLAAAT; this is translated from the coding sequence ATGGTTACTCAATTAGGGCGCTTTGAAATGCCCAAGAGCCTCGTCCGAGACGAGGCGACAGCAACTGACACCTACTGCAAGTTCATTGCAGAACCCTTTGAAGCTGGATACGGGCACACGGTTGGTAACTCGCTACGCCGGGTGCTGCTCTCTTCACTAGAGGGTGCTGCCATCACCTCTATCAAAATCCAAGGAGTGCTGCACGAGTTTACCACTCTGCCAGGAGTGGTGGAGGATGTAGTGGACATCATCCTCAATCTAAAGAAAATCAAATTCAGAGTCTATGACTGTGAAGTTCGCACCTTAGTCATCTCTGTAAATAAGGAGGGGCCGGTTACTGCGGCGGATATCCAGCCTCATCAACAGTGTGAAGTCCTCAATCCCAAACAGCACATTTGCACCCTTGATGCAAAACAGAATTTTGAGGCAGAGTTGGAAGTCCACCTTGGAAGGGGATTTGCAACTTGGGACGAGAATAAACGGAAAGATCAGCCTATTGGCGTTATCGCCATCGACTCGGTCTTTTCCCCGGTAGTTCGTGTTCGGTACACAGTGGAGAATACCCGAGTTGGACAGCGCACGGACTACGATAAACTGATCCTCGAGGTTTGGACCGACGGACGCCTAACTCCCAGCGAGTCTCTGCTGCACGCCTCAGCCATTCTTCGCCACCACCTCGATGTCTTCGTCAACTACGATGACAGTCAAGTTGTGTTCGATGAAACACCACAGGAATTAAGCCAGGAAGGCACACGTGTGAAAAAACTGCTCAACATGAGTGTCAACGAGATTGAGCTCTCTGTGCGCGCAGCCAACTGCCTCAACAACGCCAACATTACCACCGTGGGCCAGCTAGCTATGAAGTCCGAGGCCGAGATGCTCAAATATCGCAACTTTGGAAAAAAATCTCTCAATGAAATTAAGGACAAGCTTTCTCATCTTGGTCTGAGTTTAGGGATGAAATTTGAGGCAGGACTTGTTGAGTCTCTCAGAGAAGGGAAGTCCGATTTGGAGAAGAAGGATCTAGCTGCTGCCACGTAG
- the rplQ gene encoding 50S ribosomal protein L17 yields the protein MRHRKKTAKLGRTAAHRDALLANQVCDLIQYQRVKTTLAKAKAIRPIAERMLTLGKRASLAARRQAVSCLVQRGAVKKLFEELAPRAMDRSGGYTRIVRLGPRASDASPMAYIEWVDTPYEGEKPVPTG from the coding sequence ATGCGACATAGAAAAAAGACTGCCAAATTGGGGCGTACCGCCGCGCATCGTGATGCTCTGTTAGCTAATCAGGTGTGCGACCTAATTCAGTATCAACGGGTTAAGACGACTCTTGCTAAAGCCAAGGCAATTCGCCCCATTGCAGAAAGGATGCTGACCCTTGGGAAACGAGCAAGCCTTGCAGCACGCCGTCAGGCGGTAAGTTGTCTTGTGCAACGAGGCGCCGTAAAAAAGCTCTTTGAAGAACTCGCTCCACGTGCTATGGACCGTAGCGGTGGATATACGCGAATCGTGAGACTAGGACCCCGTGCAAGCGACGCCTCTCCGATGGCCTACATTGAATGGGTGGACACTCCCTACGAAGGGGAGAAGCCTGTTCCCACAGGATAG
- a CDS encoding SIS domain-containing protein, producing the protein MNETPFLCLFQKKVDLHQLVLNALVRDCSLQLERIAEIWVESLIGGRRILFAGNGGSAAEAQHLAAELVVHFCKNRQALPGLALTTDTSVLTACSNDLGFENVFARQVEAFGQPGDVLMVISTSGRSRNIIKAAKMARLKGLKVTVFCGRRSCCLSEFADAILAAPSDKVSFIQECHMICGHILCEWVERKCCFLCP; encoded by the coding sequence ATGAACGAAACGCCCTTTCTCTGTCTCTTCCAAAAAAAAGTTGACCTGCATCAATTAGTTTTGAATGCCTTGGTGAGGGATTGTAGTCTCCAATTGGAGCGGATTGCGGAAATTTGGGTGGAGAGTTTGATTGGTGGGAGGCGTATCTTATTTGCTGGAAATGGGGGGAGCGCAGCGGAAGCCCAGCACTTAGCAGCTGAGCTTGTGGTGCATTTTTGCAAGAACCGACAAGCCCTACCCGGGCTAGCACTTACCACCGACACTAGCGTGCTAACGGCCTGTTCGAACGACCTCGGATTTGAAAATGTTTTTGCTCGTCAAGTTGAGGCCTTTGGCCAGCCAGGAGACGTTCTAATGGTAATATCTACCTCTGGCAGAAGCCGCAATATAATAAAGGCGGCAAAAATGGCACGCCTGAAGGGACTGAAAGTAACCGTATTTTGTGGGAGGCGATCCTGCTGCTTGTCAGAGTTTGCTGATGCCATCTTGGCCGCGCCTTCAGACAAAGTATCTTTCATCCAAGAATGTCACATGATTTGTGGTCATATACTTTGTGAATGGGTGGAACGGAAATGTTGTTTTTTATGTCCTTAA
- a CDS encoding 2-isopropylmalate synthase produces the protein MLENPSKKYVRFHPVTLQDRTWPDRLLDHPPIWCSVDLRDGNQSLAVPMSIEQKLDLFQTLSQCGFKEIEIGFPAASNTEYSFNRRLIEEHRIPSDVTVQVLVQAREDLIERTVQSLEGAKRVIIHLYNSISPAQRRAVFGMDKPQILELAVRGTRWIKEYTAALLKETEVILQYSPESFSCAEVDFARDICEAVMVEWGALPRRKIILNLPATMEVAMPNVFADQVEWFCRNLEHRESAIISVHTHNDRGTGIAAAELALLAGADRVEGTLFGNGERTGNLDIVTVSFNLYMHGIHPGLDLSHFNEVVESYVRCTGMPIPVRHPYAGELVFTAFSGSHQDAIKKGLAEWEKGERSTWDVPYLTIDPRDIGREYREVIRVNSQSGKGGVAFLLENECGIELPKEMQREFGPIANDEIDRLGREVSSMELRAIFCREYVNLDTPWKLKRFQVKEDAKGLFQCQAAVLHNGKVICLGGKANGPIAAFVDAIRGARVPHFEVAYYREHALGFGSGASAIAYVQLIFGKKYIWGAGIDTNIELASIQAVVSALNRLT, from the coding sequence ATGCTAGAAAATCCCTCCAAAAAGTACGTTCGCTTTCATCCCGTCACCCTTCAAGATCGTACCTGGCCGGATAGACTTTTAGATCACCCTCCGATATGGTGCAGCGTGGATTTAAGGGATGGGAATCAGTCTCTGGCAGTTCCGATGAGCATAGAACAAAAACTGGATCTGTTTCAGACGTTATCGCAGTGCGGCTTTAAGGAGATTGAGATTGGGTTTCCGGCAGCGTCCAACACCGAGTATAGTTTTAACCGGCGGCTGATAGAAGAACATCGGATCCCCAGCGACGTCACAGTGCAGGTTTTGGTCCAAGCAAGAGAAGACTTAATTGAAAGGACTGTGCAATCCCTTGAGGGGGCAAAACGTGTTATCATCCACCTCTATAACTCGATTTCTCCGGCTCAGCGACGCGCTGTTTTTGGCATGGATAAGCCTCAAATACTAGAGCTGGCTGTACGGGGTACCCGATGGATCAAGGAATATACGGCCGCTCTTTTAAAAGAAACGGAAGTAATTCTTCAATATTCTCCAGAAAGTTTTTCCTGTGCTGAAGTAGACTTTGCCCGAGATATATGCGAGGCAGTAATGGTAGAGTGGGGGGCTCTTCCTCGGCGAAAGATAATTCTCAATCTGCCCGCTACGATGGAAGTGGCAATGCCTAATGTCTTTGCCGACCAAGTCGAATGGTTCTGCAGAAATTTGGAGCATAGGGAATCCGCGATCATCAGCGTGCATACTCACAATGATCGTGGTACTGGGATTGCGGCTGCAGAACTTGCCTTACTGGCAGGGGCAGACCGCGTAGAAGGCACTCTTTTTGGAAATGGAGAGCGCACTGGAAATTTAGACATAGTTACTGTTTCCTTTAATCTCTACATGCACGGCATCCATCCTGGGTTGGATCTAAGCCACTTCAATGAAGTAGTTGAATCCTACGTCCGTTGTACAGGCATGCCTATCCCAGTACGTCACCCCTACGCTGGTGAGTTAGTTTTTACTGCGTTTAGTGGTTCACACCAGGACGCCATTAAAAAAGGACTAGCGGAGTGGGAAAAAGGGGAGCGGAGTACTTGGGACGTCCCCTACTTGACAATTGACCCCAGGGACATCGGTAGGGAGTACCGCGAAGTAATCCGAGTAAATAGTCAAAGCGGAAAAGGAGGAGTGGCCTTTTTACTAGAGAATGAGTGTGGTATCGAACTACCAAAGGAGATGCAAAGGGAATTTGGCCCAATTGCCAATGACGAGATAGATCGTCTTGGACGCGAGGTAAGCTCTATGGAACTGCGTGCAATTTTTTGTCGTGAGTACGTAAACCTTGACACACCATGGAAGTTAAAACGGTTTCAGGTAAAGGAAGACGCGAAAGGACTTTTTCAATGCCAGGCCGCAGTTCTCCATAACGGAAAGGTTATTTGCTTGGGGGGAAAAGCAAATGGCCCAATTGCTGCATTTGTCGACGCCATTAGAGGAGCAAGGGTACCCCATTTCGAAGTTGCCTACTATAGAGAGCACGCTTTGGGGTTCGGTTCAGGGGCGAGTGCCATTGCATACGTCCAACTGATCTTTGGGAAGAAATATATTTGGGGGGCCGGGATAGACACTAACATTGAACTAGCCTCTATACAAGCAGTGGTTAGTGCATTAAACCGTCTGACCTAA
- a CDS encoding PAS domain S-box protein, with protein MKRAFLEKLLGRIPRISPGEVQVYLEGLAREKGFLETIFNAILEGVIVTDVQGKVLYLNRSACTFFGIQEEASLGTAIGKIMHGLDLEAVSGATTTISGDLEVCYPQHRFLNFYVVPLMGEINTERERQLEGQGIILRDITETRRMTQATIESERSSAMTLLAAGIAHEIGNPLNSLDIHLQLMKRRMKKLPKRLRTELEKSIGVARYEVARLDQITTQFLRAIRPQPLKLDLENLNCLVQESVAFLQVEISNRDIQVEFELEGSLPKLRVDRDQLKQAFYNIIRNAFQAMKTGGILRIKTGANVSYAFVTFSDTGPGISVENMSRVFAPYFTTRESGSGLGLMVVRRILQAHGGEVGIESIEGKGVSVILRLPCADQQVRLLNLGAPLIEAKEGCIKK; from the coding sequence GTGAAACGTGCATTCCTTGAAAAATTGTTGGGTCGGATTCCGCGCATTTCTCCAGGGGAAGTACAAGTCTATTTGGAGGGTTTGGCTCGGGAAAAGGGATTTTTAGAAACTATTTTTAATGCAATCCTAGAGGGCGTTATTGTTACTGATGTTCAAGGAAAAGTTCTTTATCTCAACCGCTCAGCATGCACATTTTTTGGAATTCAAGAAGAGGCTAGTTTAGGGACCGCTATTGGGAAAATTATGCACGGTCTTGATCTAGAGGCAGTATCTGGTGCTACAACTACTATAAGTGGGGACCTAGAAGTCTGTTACCCGCAGCATCGGTTTCTAAATTTTTATGTGGTACCGTTGATGGGCGAGATAAATACGGAAAGAGAAAGGCAGTTGGAAGGACAGGGAATTATTTTAAGAGACATTACGGAAACACGTCGTATGACTCAGGCTACAATTGAATCTGAACGTTCTTCTGCCATGACCCTCTTAGCAGCTGGTATCGCCCATGAAATAGGCAATCCTCTCAATTCCCTGGACATTCATCTTCAGCTCATGAAGCGCCGCATGAAGAAGTTGCCGAAGCGCCTCCGTACGGAGCTGGAGAAGTCCATTGGCGTGGCTCGGTATGAGGTCGCCCGTTTAGACCAAATCACCACTCAATTTCTTCGAGCTATCCGCCCACAACCCCTTAAGTTGGACTTGGAAAACCTAAATTGCCTGGTGCAAGAATCTGTTGCCTTCCTTCAGGTAGAAATTTCTAACCGTGACATCCAGGTAGAATTCGAACTAGAAGGTTCACTGCCAAAGTTACGCGTAGACCGCGATCAGCTCAAGCAGGCCTTCTATAACATCATTCGTAATGCATTTCAAGCCATGAAGACGGGCGGTATTTTACGGATAAAAACTGGAGCAAACGTGTCCTATGCCTTCGTCACTTTTTCTGATACAGGACCAGGAATTTCGGTGGAGAATATGTCGCGTGTCTTTGCCCCATACTTTACCACCAGAGAATCAGGATCTGGATTGGGACTCATGGTTGTTAGGCGCATACTTCAGGCACATGGAGGGGAAGTAGGCATTGAAAGTATCGAGGGGAAGGGAGTGAGCGTCATTTTGCGATTGCCTTGCGCCGACCAGCAGGTACGCCTCCTCAATTTGGGTGCGCCTCTGATTGAGGCTAAGGAAGGATGCATAAAAAAATAA
- a CDS encoding phosphoenolpyruvate carboxykinase (GTP) produces MTSISTHFGSTQPTHAAILEWVKKVASLTKPDMIFWCDGTEGEKNYLLGQAVQGGVLHPLNQKKWPGCYYHRSHPNDVARAEQHTFICTENREEAGPTNNWIEPKEMYQKLYEMLRGSMRGRTLFVIPYLMGPPQSALSKVGIELTDSIYVVLNMRIMTRVGVIAYQQLFHEEDFNRGIHSLLDCSLDQRFICHFPADNTIISVGSGYGGNALLGKKCLALRIGSVLGKKQGWLAEHMLLLCVESPSGEKFYVAAAFPSACGKTNFAMMIPPRALQGWTVTTIGDDIAWMRPGPDGRLYAINPETGYFGIIPGTSRQSNPNAMRCIEKDTLFTNVAVTLDGDVWWEGKDGCPPDNLLDWQGNPWDPKSEKKAAHPNGRFTAPMCNNPMLAGEVDNPQGVPIDAIIFGGRRATTIPLVFEAFNWIHGVYIGATVSSEITAAASGETGQVRRDPMAMLPFCGYNMGSYLQHWLNIGRYIAIPPRIFHVNLFRKDDTGNYLWPGYSENMRVLKWIIGRCKHSTGASESPIGWIPGYQDLDWSGLSEITPERFDQLMKIDPEEWFHELALQGELFMKIYSTLPKELIYQRELLIARL; encoded by the coding sequence ATGACATCTATCAGCACACACTTTGGAAGCACACAACCTACCCATGCTGCTATTCTAGAATGGGTTAAGAAAGTTGCTTCGCTTACTAAGCCAGACATGATCTTTTGGTGCGATGGAACTGAAGGGGAAAAGAATTACCTACTTGGCCAGGCAGTACAAGGAGGTGTCCTCCATCCTCTAAACCAAAAAAAATGGCCTGGCTGTTATTATCACCGCTCCCATCCAAACGATGTTGCACGTGCCGAGCAGCACACTTTTATCTGTACCGAGAACAGAGAGGAAGCTGGTCCGACAAATAACTGGATAGAGCCGAAGGAAATGTATCAAAAACTTTACGAGATGCTTCGAGGTAGTATGCGAGGCCGCACCCTTTTCGTCATTCCCTACCTCATGGGCCCCCCTCAGTCTGCATTGAGTAAAGTTGGCATTGAGTTGACCGACTCTATCTACGTTGTGCTCAACATGCGTATTATGACTCGTGTAGGAGTAATTGCTTACCAACAGCTATTTCACGAGGAGGATTTTAATCGTGGCATCCATTCTTTACTGGATTGTAGCCTGGACCAGCGCTTCATCTGCCACTTTCCTGCAGACAATACAATTATTTCTGTCGGCTCTGGCTATGGTGGAAATGCACTCCTTGGAAAAAAATGCCTGGCTCTGCGTATCGGTTCTGTACTTGGGAAAAAGCAGGGCTGGCTAGCTGAACACATGCTTCTCCTCTGTGTAGAGAGTCCATCCGGAGAAAAGTTTTATGTAGCCGCCGCCTTTCCATCTGCTTGTGGAAAAACCAATTTTGCCATGATGATCCCCCCGAGGGCTTTGCAGGGATGGACGGTCACTACTATTGGTGACGACATCGCCTGGATGCGGCCAGGCCCCGACGGCCGCCTCTATGCTATTAACCCCGAGACGGGCTACTTCGGGATTATACCAGGAACGAGCAGGCAATCTAATCCAAACGCTATGCGTTGTATAGAAAAAGACACTCTCTTCACTAATGTAGCTGTTACATTGGATGGAGATGTCTGGTGGGAAGGCAAGGATGGTTGCCCTCCAGACAATCTACTTGATTGGCAAGGAAACCCTTGGGATCCAAAAAGTGAAAAAAAAGCAGCGCATCCTAACGGCCGTTTTACAGCTCCGATGTGCAATAATCCGATGCTGGCAGGAGAAGTGGATAATCCCCAAGGGGTCCCCATCGACGCCATCATTTTTGGTGGTCGTCGTGCCACTACAATACCTCTGGTCTTCGAGGCATTTAATTGGATTCATGGCGTATACATTGGTGCCACTGTAAGCTCGGAAATTACGGCCGCTGCCTCTGGAGAAACGGGCCAGGTGCGCCGTGACCCTATGGCCATGCTGCCCTTTTGTGGCTACAATATGGGTAGTTACCTTCAGCACTGGCTTAACATAGGCCGTTACATTGCCATTCCTCCAAGGATCTTTCACGTGAACTTATTCCGAAAAGACGATACCGGCAACTATCTCTGGCCTGGATATAGTGAAAACATGCGTGTGCTTAAGTGGATCATAGGACGTTGTAAGCACTCTACAGGAGCCTCGGAAAGTCCAATCGGCTGGATCCCAGGTTACCAAGATCTGGACTGGTCTGGGCTGTCGGAAATTACTCCAGAAAGGTTTGATCAACTGATGAAAATTGATCCAGAAGAGTGGTTTCATGAACTAGCCTTACAGGGTGAGCTCTTCATGAAGATCTACTCTACTCTTCCAAAGGAACTTATCTATCAGCGTGAGCTGCTAATCGCTAGGCTATAA
- a CDS encoding acetyl-CoA carboxylase carboxyltransferase subunit alpha gives MQRESVSPYGKAYGNLTAWQRVQLARHASRPYFLDYMRKVFTDFVELKGDRCFGDDPSMPCGLAKVDGISCVVIGQQKGRNVKENLLRNFGSPHPEGYRKALRLMHMGEKFRLPVVALIDTPGAYPGIGAEERHIAQAIAVNIQEMMVLRTPIVAAIIGEGGSGGALGIGVADRILMLENAYYSVISPEGCAAVLWKHRKYAPEAAEALKANAFDLYKQGIVDELVPEPFGGAHRDIEAAASYLKSALVATLRSIQKLPMEQLLCERYSKFRKIGIFSEEDPSIN, from the coding sequence ATGCAACGGGAGTCTGTTAGTCCTTATGGGAAAGCTTATGGAAACCTGACGGCTTGGCAACGAGTACAGCTCGCAAGACATGCTTCTCGTCCATATTTTTTGGACTACATGCGAAAAGTCTTTACGGATTTTGTCGAGCTGAAAGGAGACCGTTGTTTTGGGGATGACCCATCCATGCCGTGTGGATTGGCCAAAGTCGACGGTATCTCCTGTGTAGTTATTGGCCAACAAAAAGGGAGAAACGTTAAAGAAAATTTGCTCCGCAATTTCGGCAGTCCGCATCCAGAAGGTTATCGTAAGGCATTGCGCCTAATGCATATGGGGGAGAAATTTCGTTTACCTGTCGTAGCGCTGATTGACACACCAGGTGCCTATCCAGGAATTGGTGCCGAGGAGCGACACATCGCGCAAGCTATCGCTGTGAATATCCAAGAAATGATGGTTTTACGCACTCCAATCGTGGCAGCTATTATTGGAGAGGGCGGCTCAGGGGGGGCGCTTGGGATTGGTGTAGCGGATCGCATTCTCATGCTAGAGAATGCCTATTATTCCGTCATTAGCCCCGAGGGATGTGCTGCTGTCCTTTGGAAGCATCGCAAATATGCACCCGAGGCTGCAGAGGCTTTAAAAGCCAATGCTTTCGATTTGTACAAACAGGGGATTGTGGATGAGCTTGTTCCAGAGCCTTTTGGAGGGGCTCATCGAGATATCGAAGCAGCAGCTAGCTACCTCAAATCTGCTCTCGTGGCTACCTTAAGGAGCATTCAAAAACTTCCTATGGAGCAACTGCTTTGTGAGCGCTATTCCAAATTTCGCAAAATAGGGATTTTCTCCGAGGAAGATCCCTCCATTAATTAG